The following coding sequences are from one Shewanella eurypsychrophilus window:
- a CDS encoding M2 family metallopeptidase: MKLFQPKLKRLSLLIAISIGVSGCNSAQDNSQTSTQSKTEEAQQFIEQAEQSLSDLSIEINRSEWIYSNFITADTAALSASVGEKQTATSVKLATQAAKYTDLPLDDASLRKLNILRSSLVLPAPLDPVKNAELASISSELNGLYGKGKYCFEDGRCLTQPELSAIMGESSDPALLLEVWKGWRDIATPMRPLFEREVELANEGAIDLGYANLSELWRSQYDMKPDEFSTELDRLWGQVKPLYDSLHCYVRGELNEEYGEDVVSANGPIPAHLLGNMWAQSWGNIYDKVAPQDADPGYDVTELLAKHNYDEIKMVKQAESFFSSLGFDELPDTFWERSLFVQPKDRDVVCHASAWDLDNLDDIRIKMCIQKTAEDFSVIHHELGHNYYQRAYKGQPFIFKNSANDGFHEAIGDTIALSITPSYLKQIGLLDEVPDASKDIGLLLKQALDKVAFMPFGLMIDQWRWKVFSGEITPEQYNQAWWDLREKYQGVKAPIERSEDYFDPGAKYHVPGNVPYTRYFLAHILQFQFHQSLCDIAGDKGPVHRCSIYGNKDAGSKLNTMLEMGQSRPWPEALKVVTGSPEMDASAVLDYFAPLQVWLNEQNTQANRQCGW, encoded by the coding sequence ATGAAACTTTTTCAACCAAAGCTTAAACGGCTTTCACTGCTTATTGCCATTTCAATCGGTGTTTCAGGCTGTAATTCTGCACAAGACAACAGCCAAACTTCGACGCAGTCTAAAACAGAAGAAGCACAGCAGTTTATTGAACAAGCCGAACAGAGTTTAAGTGATCTCTCCATTGAGATAAATCGTTCAGAATGGATTTATAGTAACTTTATCACTGCAGATACTGCTGCGCTTTCAGCCTCTGTCGGCGAGAAGCAAACCGCGACGTCAGTCAAACTCGCTACCCAAGCTGCAAAATATACCGATCTGCCACTAGATGACGCCAGTTTAAGAAAGCTAAACATATTGCGTAGCTCATTGGTGTTGCCCGCACCACTGGATCCTGTAAAAAATGCAGAACTTGCCAGTATTAGCTCTGAATTAAACGGTCTATATGGCAAGGGAAAATATTGTTTTGAAGATGGCCGCTGTTTAACTCAACCAGAACTCTCTGCAATTATGGGTGAATCGAGCGATCCAGCTTTATTACTCGAAGTATGGAAAGGCTGGCGAGATATTGCCACACCTATGCGTCCTTTATTTGAACGCGAGGTAGAACTCGCTAATGAAGGCGCTATAGATCTTGGCTATGCCAACTTATCAGAATTATGGCGTAGTCAGTATGATATGAAGCCCGATGAATTTTCTACAGAATTAGATAGGCTTTGGGGTCAAGTCAAACCCCTTTATGACTCACTACACTGTTATGTTCGCGGTGAGCTAAATGAAGAGTATGGTGAAGACGTCGTTTCAGCAAACGGACCCATTCCAGCTCATCTGTTAGGGAATATGTGGGCTCAAAGTTGGGGCAATATCTATGATAAAGTTGCTCCGCAAGATGCAGATCCTGGTTATGACGTTACCGAGTTACTTGCAAAGCATAACTATGATGAAATTAAAATGGTTAAGCAGGCTGAAAGTTTCTTTAGCTCACTGGGTTTTGATGAGTTACCTGACACTTTTTGGGAGCGTTCTCTGTTTGTGCAACCTAAAGATCGTGATGTCGTTTGTCACGCATCTGCCTGGGATCTAGATAACTTAGATGATATTCGTATCAAGATGTGTATTCAGAAGACTGCAGAAGATTTTAGTGTGATCCATCACGAATTAGGTCACAACTATTATCAAAGAGCCTATAAAGGCCAACCATTTATTTTTAAAAATAGTGCTAATGATGGTTTCCATGAAGCGATAGGCGACACCATCGCCCTCTCCATCACTCCTAGCTATTTGAAACAAATTGGTCTGCTAGATGAAGTCCCTGATGCTTCTAAAGATATCGGCCTATTGTTAAAGCAAGCACTCGATAAAGTTGCCTTTATGCCGTTTGGCTTGATGATTGACCAGTGGCGCTGGAAGGTATTTAGTGGTGAGATAACACCTGAGCAATACAACCAAGCCTGGTGGGATCTCAGAGAAAAGTATCAAGGTGTTAAAGCCCCTATTGAAAGAAGCGAAGACTATTTCGATCCAGGCGCTAAGTATCATGTACCGGGAAATGTGCCTTATACTCGCTATTTCTTGGCGCACATTTTACAATTCCAGTTCCATCAATCCTTGTGCGATATTGCAGGAGATAAAGGTCCGGTTCATAGATGCAGTATCTATGGTAATAAAGACGCTGGAAGTAAGCTTAATACTATGCTTGAGATGGGTCAAAGTCGTCCATGGCCAGAGGCGCTGAAGGTAGTCACAGGCAGTCCAGAAATGGACGCTAGTGCAGTTTTAGATTACTTTGCACCATTGCAAGTTTGGTTAAATGAGCAAAATACTCAGGCTAACCGTCAGTGTGGATGGTAA
- a CDS encoding YchJ family protein → MTTNTNIPCPCGAKEAETPVLYPMCCGLLHLKNKQASTPEQLMRSRYSAFVMQEYDYLIATHHPGFLNGLTVIDLSGPPHNHWLSLNVISSSTSGKNGQVEFQAWYKDDNGLDAIHERSDFEFFNNTWLYTQGQQFSPLYPKRNDKCVCGSAKKFKQCCLK, encoded by the coding sequence ATGACGACTAATACCAATATTCCCTGCCCATGTGGTGCAAAAGAGGCTGAAACACCTGTTTTATATCCTATGTGTTGCGGTCTACTTCACCTAAAAAACAAGCAAGCCAGCACACCAGAGCAACTGATGCGTAGCCGTTACAGTGCATTTGTCATGCAAGAGTATGACTATTTAATTGCAACTCATCATCCTGGATTTTTAAATGGCCTCACTGTCATTGACTTGTCTGGGCCTCCACACAATCATTGGTTATCTTTGAATGTCATCTCTTCATCAACCTCGGGCAAAAATGGTCAAGTCGAATTTCAAGCTTGGTATAAAGATGATAATGGATTAGATGCAATTCATGAACGATCTGACTTTGAGTTTTTCAATAACACTTGGCTATACACACAAGGTCAACAGTTTAGTCCCCTGTACCCAAAACGAAATGATAAATGTGTGTGTGGTAGCGCTAAAAAATTCAAACAATGTTGTTTAAAGTAG
- a CDS encoding EAL domain-containing protein: MNKSKYQYLLETIVNSKDKQDGNFKNTSELATELLCQHLEVNYVGVCIISCEDRDMSLVADAGLLTSLKLRRPIPSDCPNYITELRNKRLIDVTCVEKDARVSELTSVYFNPKGVKSTLDIAIRINGHLEGVLYLERDCVWPWSESEIHVATHVADQLALTLATRNADEKDERLMLLLSADEQSDQVSILINLKTDQVEYINQAHEFISGTPKHEVIGQSYKRLDFIKQNPEEADAVLAKIAGGVQVKGESKITRLDGKTYWLRYSVKQFITDRGNHYALVKADDISDEKQYQVNLERLAWRCSLTGLYNRGYFNKELDKTQSGQLILIDLCGFKRFNDTYGHESGDELLVEVARRLKHFADVNKTKQLARVGSDEFAVIIHLNDRVEIDYLISRLYTQLTQTIIIGREHIQPKPALAIVDIASVEEQFVPLACADIAIQYAKKKQGDTIQVFNNALLNAFKEDTQIERDLQTALRGREFELYYQPLKDLKKKSYIGAEALIRWHHPKKGILYPGAFIDIAEQTGMINAIGTWVLEAACKQLNLWQHHHIDISMHVNVSARQFFSGNLFDQVWNLMSRYRLKPGSLILEITETELMEDIKYATRLCTELSELGVGLAIDDFGTGYSSMRYLKQFPISKLKIDRSFISDLTVSRESREIVSAIIAMATALNISLTAEGVETKEQEKFLSDHLCHQAQGFLYSPALREADFYQFIRNASPELLH, translated from the coding sequence GTGAATAAAAGTAAGTATCAGTACTTATTAGAGACAATCGTTAACTCTAAAGATAAACAAGATGGCAATTTTAAGAATACCTCGGAACTGGCGACAGAGCTTCTCTGTCAACATTTAGAGGTTAACTATGTTGGTGTTTGTATTATCTCATGTGAAGATCGTGATATGTCTCTGGTGGCTGATGCTGGCTTATTAACCTCCCTAAAATTGCGCCGTCCTATTCCTTCCGACTGTCCTAATTATATAACTGAACTAAGAAACAAACGTCTTATTGATGTCACTTGTGTTGAAAAAGATGCAAGAGTGAGTGAACTGACTTCTGTTTACTTTAATCCTAAAGGCGTTAAATCAACGCTTGATATTGCAATCAGGATAAACGGTCATTTAGAAGGGGTGCTGTATTTAGAGCGGGACTGTGTTTGGCCTTGGTCCGAGAGTGAAATACATGTAGCAACCCATGTTGCCGATCAACTTGCACTGACTTTAGCGACACGTAATGCCGACGAAAAAGATGAACGGCTGATGCTCTTGTTGAGTGCTGATGAACAATCAGATCAGGTCAGTATCTTGATTAACCTTAAAACTGATCAAGTTGAGTATATCAATCAAGCTCATGAGTTTATTTCAGGAACACCAAAGCATGAGGTCATTGGCCAGTCTTATAAAAGGCTTGATTTTATTAAGCAAAATCCTGAAGAAGCCGATGCCGTTTTAGCTAAGATAGCTGGCGGTGTACAGGTAAAAGGCGAAAGTAAGATAACGCGGCTTGATGGTAAAACTTACTGGTTAAGATATTCAGTTAAGCAATTTATCACAGATAGAGGCAATCATTATGCTTTGGTTAAAGCTGATGATATTTCTGATGAAAAGCAGTATCAGGTAAATTTAGAGCGCTTAGCTTGGCGTTGCAGTTTAACTGGACTATATAATCGTGGCTATTTCAATAAAGAATTAGACAAGACTCAATCTGGCCAGTTGATTTTAATCGACTTATGCGGCTTTAAACGTTTCAATGATACCTACGGCCATGAGAGTGGTGATGAACTATTGGTTGAAGTTGCGAGGCGATTGAAACATTTTGCCGATGTAAATAAAACTAAGCAACTTGCGCGAGTGGGAAGTGATGAATTTGCTGTGATCATACACTTGAATGATCGAGTGGAAATTGATTATCTCATTAGCAGACTTTATACCCAATTGACCCAAACAATCATTATCGGCAGGGAGCACATTCAGCCAAAACCAGCACTTGCCATTGTTGATATTGCATCAGTTGAGGAGCAATTTGTTCCTTTAGCCTGTGCGGATATAGCGATACAGTATGCCAAGAAAAAACAGGGTGATACGATTCAAGTGTTTAACAACGCTCTGCTCAATGCTTTCAAAGAAGATACGCAAATTGAAAGAGACTTACAAACCGCATTGAGAGGCCGTGAATTTGAGCTCTATTACCAACCATTAAAAGATCTGAAGAAGAAGTCCTATATTGGTGCTGAAGCACTCATTCGCTGGCATCATCCTAAAAAAGGCATCCTATATCCTGGGGCATTTATTGATATAGCCGAGCAAACTGGGATGATAAATGCAATTGGCACTTGGGTGTTAGAAGCTGCATGCAAACAATTAAACTTATGGCAGCATCACCATATCGATATTTCCATGCATGTTAATGTTTCTGCTCGTCAATTCTTCAGCGGTAATCTTTTTGATCAAGTATGGAATTTGATGTCTCGTTATCGCCTTAAACCGGGTAGCTTGATCCTCGAGATCACAGAAACTGAGCTGATGGAAGATATCAAGTATGCCACTCGCTTGTGTACCGAGCTATCTGAGCTCGGTGTCGGCTTGGCCATTGATGATTTTGGGACTGGTTATAGTTCTATGCGATATTTAAAGCAATTTCCAATCAGTAAGCTAAAAATTGACCGTTCATTTATTTCTGATCTTACAGTGAGCCGTGAAAGCCGTGAAATTGTGAGTGCGATAATCGCAATGGCAACAGCCTTAAATATCTCGCTCACAGCAGAAGGGGTTGAAACCAAAGAACAGGAAAAATTTCTATCGGATCACCTTTGTCACCAAGCTCAGGGCTTTCTTTATAGCCCAGCCCTCAGAGAGGCTGACTTCTATCAATTTATACGTAATGCCAGCCCCGAACTATTGCACTAA
- a CDS encoding YybH family protein — translation MSFIKAILIIFVTLLTALQPAIAQNEENIAINQLYTQFSQAFNELDADIVKTIYAEDACYIPENQSKEITMGRENIIALYKKFFGKIKHKEARIEVDFRVIERQMSIDNATDIGYYLIRFHPAAEAEEPISEFAGKFVNVSKKKADGKWYLTVDTNNRSETPFYYNAKPSPNLYYGRQFSPLPTESHDD, via the coding sequence ATGTCATTTATAAAAGCTATTCTAATCATTTTCGTCACCTTGCTGACTGCATTGCAGCCAGCAATTGCACAAAATGAAGAAAATATTGCAATTAATCAATTGTATACACAGTTTTCTCAAGCATTTAATGAGCTAGATGCCGATATAGTCAAAACGATCTACGCAGAGGATGCATGCTATATTCCTGAAAACCAAAGTAAAGAAATTACTATGGGCCGTGAAAACATCATCGCGCTATACAAGAAGTTTTTCGGAAAAATTAAGCATAAGGAAGCCCGTATTGAGGTTGACTTTAGAGTGATTGAACGCCAAATGTCCATTGATAACGCCACTGATATAGGTTACTACCTTATCCGGTTCCATCCAGCTGCAGAAGCAGAAGAGCCGATTAGTGAGTTTGCTGGAAAATTTGTCAATGTCTCAAAAAAGAAAGCTGACGGAAAATGGTATTTGACCGTAGATACCAATAATCGCTCAGAAACGCCTTTTTACTACAATGCAAAGCCCTCGCCAAACCTGTATTATGGCCGTCAATTTTCTCCATTACCCACAGAGAGTCATGACGACTAA